A genomic segment from Lutibacter sp. A80 encodes:
- a CDS encoding isochorismate synthase gives MDLVTNINVFFKEFEDIYTSNKPFVVYRKPNATKISGLYQNSSDLHTLKSFEASGFIFSPFNKTEAKIIFPLNICNLITSTIDNDFQVNKSDLKFKNVTDETVKNNYKTIVQNTIDFINNDSAKKIVLSRKETILINKVVVFDVLKRMLNNYKNAFVYLWFHPKVGLWMGATPERLISVDKQLNLTTMALAGTQKFNGSLQVTWQEKELLEQQYVTDYILENIGDKISEIQKKGPYTTKAGSLVHLQTDIIAKLKSSNLLGDLIHSLHPTPAICGIPKNVATDFILKNENYNRSFYSGYLGELNINNATNLYVNLRCMQVAASKVTLFIGGGITDKSIANNEWEETVAKAEIMKQVL, from the coding sequence ATGGATTTAGTAACTAATATTAATGTGTTTTTTAAGGAATTTGAAGATATTTATACTTCAAATAAACCTTTTGTAGTTTATAGAAAACCAAATGCAACAAAAATTTCTGGTTTGTATCAAAACTCATCAGATCTTCACACTTTAAAATCTTTTGAAGCATCTGGTTTTATTTTTTCACCTTTTAATAAAACGGAGGCTAAAATTATATTTCCTTTAAATATCTGCAATCTAATTACTTCAACTATTGATAATGATTTTCAAGTCAATAAATCTGATTTAAAATTTAAAAATGTAACTGATGAAACGGTAAAAAATAATTATAAAACAATTGTACAAAACACAATTGATTTTATAAATAATGATAGCGCTAAAAAAATTGTTTTGTCTAGAAAAGAGACTATCTTAATTAATAAAGTAGTTGTGTTTGATGTGCTTAAAAGGATGTTAAATAATTATAAAAATGCTTTTGTTTATTTATGGTTTCATCCAAAAGTTGGTTTATGGATGGGAGCAACACCAGAACGTTTAATAAGTGTTGATAAACAGTTGAATTTAACAACCATGGCCTTGGCAGGAACTCAAAAGTTTAATGGCAGCTTACAAGTAACTTGGCAAGAGAAAGAGTTGCTAGAGCAACAATACGTAACAGATTATATTTTAGAAAATATTGGAGACAAAATTTCTGAAATTCAAAAAAAAGGACCGTATACAACAAAAGCAGGGAGTTTAGTGCATTTACAAACAGATATTATAGCAAAATTAAAATCATCAAATTTATTAGGTGATTTAATCCATTCTTTACATCCAACTCCTGCAATTTGTGGAATTCCAAAAAATGTAGCAACAGATTTTATTTTGAAAAATGAAAATTATAATAGATCCTTTTACTCAGGATATTTAGGAGAATTAAATATTAATAATGCTACTAATTTATATGTTAATTTAAGATGTATGCAAGTTGCTGCTAGTAAAGTTACACTGTTTATTGGGGGAGGAATAACAGATAAAAGTATAGCTAATAATGAATGGGAAGAAACTGTTGCAAAAGCAGAAATAATGAAACAAGTTTTATAA
- the menD gene encoding 2-succinyl-5-enolpyruvyl-6-hydroxy-3-cyclohexene-1-carboxylic-acid synthase yields MPQFPKNELAQIVIASCIANGIEHVVISPGSRNAPLTIGFTNSLEIKTYSVVDERCAAFFALGKAQQLQKPVAIVCTSGSALLNYYPAIAEAYYSNIPLVVISADRPAHLIDIGDGQTIRQEYVFENHVLESLSLNETLNHNGSIQEMLNEIFKISYLQKGPVHINVPFDEPLYETTDTLKHFDPIINNFEEIPLNVDFLEEFATIWNTSKRKIVLVGSNYPSELLQIQLEHLTKDPSVLVLIENTANVSNTKFINSIDKLIFPLEDDELSHFQPDILLSLGGLIVSKKIKQHLRKFKPKYHWHVDSKRAFDTYFSLNHHFKITPELFFSQFFFLTKPVESDYQEFWLHKKAKRLKKHQKFTETCQYSDFKVIDIILKSIPNNSQLQISNSSIIRYTQLFDIDSSLQVFCNRGTSGIDGSTSTAIGAATVVEQNTVFITGDISFFYDSNALWNTYIPKNFRIILVNNSGGGIFRFIPGPKQSNALDYFETPHNLTAKHLCKMYNFEYVVAENETELKTGLKEFYNDSDTPKLLEIFTPNEQNDLILKAYFNNLK; encoded by the coding sequence ATGCCACAATTTCCTAAAAACGAATTGGCTCAAATTGTAATAGCATCTTGTATTGCTAATGGAATTGAACACGTTGTAATATCTCCAGGATCTAGAAATGCTCCTTTAACAATAGGTTTTACAAATTCTTTAGAAATTAAAACGTATAGTGTTGTAGATGAGCGCTGTGCGGCATTTTTTGCATTAGGTAAAGCACAACAGTTGCAAAAACCGGTAGCTATTGTATGTACATCTGGTTCAGCTCTTTTAAATTATTATCCTGCAATTGCTGAAGCTTATTATAGCAATATACCATTGGTTGTAATTTCGGCAGATAGACCAGCGCATTTAATAGATATTGGTGATGGTCAAACAATTAGACAAGAATATGTGTTTGAAAATCATGTTTTAGAATCTTTAAGTTTAAATGAAACGTTAAATCATAATGGTTCTATTCAGGAAATGTTAAATGAAATTTTTAAAATTTCATACCTTCAAAAAGGTCCAGTTCATATTAATGTTCCTTTTGATGAGCCTTTGTATGAAACTACTGATACTTTAAAACATTTTGACCCAATAATTAATAATTTTGAAGAGATTCCGTTAAATGTAGATTTTTTAGAAGAATTTGCTACAATTTGGAACACTTCAAAACGAAAAATAGTACTGGTAGGTTCTAATTATCCGAGTGAATTATTACAAATTCAATTGGAACATTTAACCAAAGATCCATCGGTATTAGTATTGATTGAAAACACAGCAAATGTTTCAAATACTAAATTTATAAATAGTATTGATAAGCTAATTTTTCCTTTAGAAGATGATGAATTATCACATTTTCAACCAGATATTTTATTAAGTTTAGGAGGATTAATTGTTTCAAAAAAGATAAAACAACATCTTAGAAAATTTAAACCGAAATACCATTGGCACGTAGATAGTAAAAGAGCATTTGATACTTATTTTTCTTTAAATCACCATTTTAAAATTACACCAGAATTATTTTTTAGTCAATTTTTCTTTTTAACAAAACCAGTTGAAAGTGATTATCAAGAGTTTTGGTTGCATAAAAAAGCAAAACGTTTAAAAAAGCATCAAAAATTTACTGAAACTTGTCAGTATTCAGATTTTAAAGTTATCGATATCATTTTAAAATCTATACCAAACAATTCGCAATTACAAATTAGTAATAGCTCAATAATACGGTATACACAATTATTTGATATTGATAGTTCGCTTCAAGTTTTTTGTAATAGAGGAACCAGTGGTATAGATGGAAGCACAAGTACAGCTATTGGAGCAGCCACTGTTGTTGAACAAAATACTGTTTTTATTACGGGTGATATTAGTTTTTTTTATGATAGTAATGCGCTTTGGAATACGTATATTCCCAAAAATTTTAGAATTATTTTAGTTAATAATTCTGGTGGTGGAATTTTTAGGTTTATTCCAGGTCCAAAGCAATCAAATGCCTTGGATTATTTTGAAACACCACACAATTTAACAGCTAAACATTTATGTAAAATGTATAATTTTGAGTATGTTGTAGCTGAAAATGAAACTGAATTAAAAACTGGGCTTAAAGAATTTTATAATGATTCTGATACACCTAAGTTATTAGAAATTTTTACACCAAATGAACAAAACGATTTAATATTAAAAGCATATTTCAACAATTTAAAATAA
- a CDS encoding DNA-binding protein, producing the protein MDLKVGDKVDLIVVRNIAIGFTVLVNEEFEGMLYKNELYQKIEEGERLVGYIKKIRDDGKLDVSLQAVGFKHTIVKNEITILNALRQNDGFLPLHDKSDPKEIKYQLGMSKKAFKSAIGGLFRQKLIVLSDEGIKFV; encoded by the coding sequence ATGGATTTAAAAGTAGGAGATAAAGTAGATTTAATTGTTGTTAGAAATATAGCAATAGGATTTACGGTTTTAGTAAATGAAGAATTTGAAGGAATGCTTTATAAAAATGAACTTTACCAAAAAATTGAAGAAGGAGAACGGTTAGTTGGTTATATAAAGAAAATTCGTGATGATGGAAAATTAGATGTTAGTTTACAAGCAGTCGGTTTTAAACATACTATTGTTAAAAATGAAATAACAATATTAAATGCATTAAGACAAAATGATGGTTTTTTACCATTGCATGATAAAAGCGATCCAAAAGAAATAAAGTATCAATTAGGTATGAGTAAAAAAGCGTTTAAAAGTGCTATTGGTGGTTTATTTCGTCAAAAATTAATTGTTCTTTCAGATGAAGGAATCAAGTTTGTATAA
- a CDS encoding C1 family peptidase, which translates to MKKTFFTLFLLFTTTLFYAQEDNVINVQLPTEQKYEFTPVIDIEASAVKSQGNTGTCWSYASSSFLESEIYKNTGEMIDISEMYNVRHTYPKKAWNYVMRQGKIQFSEGGLAHDVFNSVATYGLVPESAYSGLKNGKTKHDHSKIVPELKVVLDAYIKNDKKSEYPSWTTSVDSILDLHLGKVPTTFFYDGIMYDPLTFLKKTKIQASDYITLTSFKHQPYNTSFVLNIPDNFSNGLFYNITLDALVHETDNALKQGYTIALDCDVSEKTFSAKYGVAILPKNIEDQEKCLTYVVEENTVSPELRQQEFENYNTTDDHLMHIVGMVKDQNGNEYYKVKNSWGAKVGKIGNNGYIYMSKAFFRLKTISILVNKSALSNNLKNDLKI; encoded by the coding sequence ATGAAAAAAACATTTTTTACCCTATTTTTATTATTTACAACTACATTATTTTACGCACAAGAAGATAACGTAATAAATGTACAATTACCTACCGAACAAAAATATGAATTTACTCCTGTTATTGATATTGAAGCCTCTGCTGTAAAAAGTCAAGGAAATACAGGTACCTGCTGGAGTTATGCCTCTTCTTCTTTTTTAGAATCTGAAATCTATAAAAACACTGGCGAAATGATCGATATTTCTGAAATGTACAATGTTAGACATACGTATCCTAAAAAAGCTTGGAATTATGTAATGAGACAAGGTAAAATTCAATTTAGCGAAGGTGGTTTAGCTCATGATGTTTTTAATTCTGTTGCTACCTATGGTTTAGTTCCTGAAAGTGCCTATTCCGGATTGAAAAATGGTAAAACAAAACACGACCATTCTAAAATTGTTCCTGAATTAAAAGTAGTTTTAGATGCCTATATTAAAAATGATAAAAAATCTGAATATCCAAGTTGGACAACCTCTGTAGATTCTATTTTAGATCTTCATTTAGGTAAAGTACCAACTACATTTTTTTATGATGGAATAATGTACGACCCTCTTACTTTTCTTAAAAAAACAAAAATTCAAGCATCAGACTATATTACATTAACATCTTTTAAACATCAACCATACAATACTAGCTTTGTATTAAATATTCCTGATAATTTTTCAAACGGACTTTTTTACAATATAACTTTAGATGCATTGGTACATGAAACTGACAATGCTTTAAAACAAGGTTATACAATTGCATTAGATTGTGATGTTTCAGAAAAAACATTTTCTGCTAAATATGGAGTAGCTATACTTCCTAAAAACATAGAAGATCAAGAAAAATGTTTAACTTATGTTGTTGAAGAAAATACTGTTTCACCTGAATTGAGACAACAAGAATTTGAAAATTATAATACTACAGACGACCATTTAATGCACATTGTTGGAATGGTTAAAGATCAAAACGGAAACGAGTATTACAAAGTAAAAAACTCTTGGGGTGCTAAGGTAGGTAAAATAGGAAATAATGGATATATCTATATGAGTAAAGCTTTTTTTAGACTTAAAACTATCTCTATTTTAGTTAATAAAAGTGCGCTGAGTAATAATTTAAAAAATGATCTAAAAATATAA
- a CDS encoding alpha/beta hydrolase produces the protein MKKLLLSILLLSISTFLFSQTIQTKKFNSEILQNERYLKIYVPPSYTSETSKHYPLTIVFDAEYLFDMYVGNSILFATKDKAPEQIIVGINQNYNGERYEDCAYQKENSLPTRQGETFYQFVKIELMNYLEENYRISPFKTVVGNTLTANFINYFLIEQYPTFNAYINISPYYALDMPVLLHQKASNLKGENIYYYLSNNKNNSIERAQTIKDTDTILKDINNAKFKYKYDAFKNSSRTSAIGQSVPSALAFIFEMYSTISDEEFENNIKNMSPPDAIAYLENKYVEIEYLFGSDLKIREKDIFAIESIILDKENGDYLKNFGEMISKLYNESPIGDYYIGRYYETGKNYRLALRYYKSGYMKLPEGDPNSDGYYENIERVLQKRDGTYTE, from the coding sequence ATGAAAAAACTCCTTTTATCAATTCTATTATTAAGTATTTCAACTTTTTTGTTTTCGCAAACAATTCAAACTAAAAAATTTAATTCAGAAATTCTTCAAAACGAACGGTATTTAAAAATATATGTTCCACCTAGTTATACTTCAGAAACTTCTAAACACTATCCACTTACTATAGTTTTTGATGCGGAATATTTATTTGATATGTATGTTGGAAATTCCATATTATTTGCAACTAAAGATAAAGCTCCAGAACAAATTATTGTAGGTATTAACCAAAATTACAATGGAGAACGTTATGAAGATTGCGCCTATCAAAAAGAAAATAGCTTACCGACAAGACAAGGAGAAACTTTTTATCAGTTTGTTAAAATAGAATTGATGAATTACTTAGAAGAAAATTATAGAATATCGCCTTTTAAAACTGTAGTTGGTAATACATTAACAGCTAATTTTATCAATTATTTTTTAATAGAACAATACCCTACTTTTAATGCTTATATTAATATAAGTCCTTATTATGCTTTAGACATGCCTGTTTTACTTCATCAAAAAGCATCAAATTTAAAAGGAGAAAACATCTATTATTACCTTTCAAATAATAAAAATAATTCTATAGAAAGAGCACAAACAATTAAAGATACAGACACTATTTTAAAAGATATAAATAATGCTAAATTTAAATATAAATACGATGCTTTTAAAAATAGTTCTAGAACTTCTGCAATTGGACAATCAGTTCCAAGCGCTTTAGCTTTTATTTTTGAAATGTATTCTACTATCTCCGATGAAGAATTTGAAAATAACATTAAAAATATGTCGCCACCCGATGCAATTGCATACTTAGAAAACAAATATGTAGAAATTGAGTACTTATTTGGAAGCGACCTTAAAATTAGAGAAAAAGATATTTTTGCAATAGAAAGTATTATTTTAGATAAAGAAAATGGTGATTATTTAAAAAATTTCGGAGAAATGATTAGTAAATTATATAATGAATCTCCTATTGGAGATTATTATATTGGACGTTATTACGAAACAGGAAAAAATTATAGACTCGCTTTAAGATATTACAAAAGCGGCTATATGAAACTGCCGGAAGGAGACCCAAATTCTGATGGATATTATGAAAATATTGAACGTGTACTACAAAAAAGAGATGGTACCTATACCGAATAA
- a CDS encoding metallophosphoesterase, with protein sequence MNRFSVFKFHLLFYIFLFTSCATYNAQYKDSGLNWNENIIDENYEIDHTFYLIGDAGNAKEGKSLNHFKLLKQELSQADKNTTALFLGDNLYEKGMPKKEHSSRKLSEHRLDAQIELVENFKGQTIFIPGNHEYYSDGIKGLKREEDYIVKHLNKNSFFPKNGCPIKKIDVSNEIVLIIIDSQWHLENWDKNPTMNDECDIKNKEQFFDEFESLIKKNEGKTTVVAVHHPLFSNGSHGGQFSLKSQLYPVNNKIPLPVLGTIANLLRKTSGISVQDMNNKLYLEFKNRIVTLSQKSDKIIVVSGHEHNLQYIFKDNIPQIVSGAGSKTSAVRAINGSKFAYGKLGYAKVSVYKNGASTVKYYTEENNTKKLLFQTEIYPPNTDKITYNYSKDFPKTVTSSIYNKDEVTKGKLFLGLWGDHYRKYYGEKVAAPTVLLDTLFGGLTPVRSGGGHQSKSLRLEDKKGREFVMRALKKSATQYIQAVAFKNQYIEGQYNNTYTESLLLDIYTTAHPYAPFTVGKLADAIDIYHTNPTLYYIPKQNALKHFNKDYGNELYMIEERAGDNHGNLKSFGFSNELISTSDLLKKLRKSDDYSVDENTYIRARLFDMLIGDWDRHQDQWRWTEFKNGKKTVFKPVPRDRDQVFSKNDGFILGFLTRAIPALKAMQVYDEDIRSVKWFNSSPYPLDMALINQSNYSNWEEQVNFIQKNITSEIIDEAFKNFPKEVHDVTVEDIKTKLIGRLKNLPKIAKQYYKHTSKYAVIKGTDKDNWFDIERLENGSTSVKAYNIKNGKKGSKFFNKIYLKEETSEIWVYGLDDKDVFNIIGTKKNVIPLRIIGGQNNDEYIIENGKKVTIYDFKSKKNTIIKNNGTFKFLDNYKTNTYNYKKIKYNQNQIIPSIGSNPDDGIKIGINNVFTTYGFERNPFTQQHTLNANYYFATNGFEISYKGEFANVFNKWNFLVESLFTSPNYSINHYGFGNETTNYEDDFGENYHRVRLSTYAINPSLKWESRLGAIFKIGATIESKEVEASTNRFISTLNYTLEERKTYAGFKTSYVYENFDHKVFPTLGMNFSLNAGWKTNLDNKNENHTYISPAFGINYKLSSNGKIVFATKLKGNIIIGDNFEFYDAASIGGLDGLRGYRNQRFTGNRSFYQNNDIRFNLRKVKTEIVPLQLGLFTGFDYGRVWLDNENSNNWKTSYGGGFWLVGADLINLNISVFNSKDGAYFNFGLGFGF encoded by the coding sequence ATGAATAGATTTTCAGTTTTTAAATTTCACCTCTTATTTTACATCTTTTTATTTACAAGTTGTGCTACTTACAATGCTCAATATAAAGACTCTGGGTTAAATTGGAATGAAAATATTATTGATGAAAATTATGAAATCGATCATACATTTTATTTAATTGGAGATGCTGGAAATGCAAAAGAAGGTAAAAGTTTAAATCATTTTAAATTATTAAAACAAGAGCTTTCACAAGCTGATAAAAATACTACTGCACTTTTTTTAGGAGATAACTTATATGAAAAAGGTATGCCTAAAAAAGAGCACAGCTCTAGAAAACTTTCTGAACATAGATTAGATGCTCAAATTGAATTAGTTGAAAACTTTAAGGGTCAAACAATATTTATTCCAGGAAATCATGAATATTATAGCGATGGTATAAAAGGTTTAAAACGCGAAGAAGATTACATAGTTAAACATTTAAATAAAAATTCTTTTTTTCCAAAAAATGGATGCCCTATCAAAAAAATTGATGTGTCAAATGAAATTGTACTTATAATTATTGACTCGCAATGGCACCTAGAAAACTGGGATAAAAACCCAACGATGAATGATGAGTGTGATATTAAAAATAAAGAACAATTTTTTGATGAATTTGAAAGTTTAATTAAAAAAAATGAAGGCAAAACTACAGTTGTTGCAGTACATCATCCTCTTTTTAGTAATGGTTCTCACGGCGGACAGTTTTCTTTAAAATCTCAATTATACCCCGTAAATAATAAAATTCCGTTACCCGTTCTTGGTACAATAGCAAACTTATTAAGAAAAACCAGTGGAATTTCTGTTCAAGACATGAATAACAAGTTATATTTAGAATTTAAAAATCGTATTGTTACGCTTTCACAAAAATCAGATAAAATTATTGTTGTTTCTGGTCATGAACATAATTTACAATACATTTTTAAAGATAATATTCCTCAAATTGTTAGTGGAGCAGGTTCTAAAACAAGTGCTGTTAGAGCCATAAATGGAAGTAAATTTGCATACGGTAAATTAGGTTATGCAAAAGTAAGTGTGTATAAAAATGGTGCTTCTACAGTTAAATACTATACTGAAGAAAACAATACAAAAAAACTTTTATTTCAAACAGAAATTTATCCTCCAAATACAGATAAAATTACCTATAATTATTCAAAAGATTTTCCTAAAACTGTTACTAGTTCTATTTATAATAAAGATGAAGTAACTAAAGGAAAATTATTTTTAGGATTATGGGGAGATCATTATAGAAAATATTATGGTGAAAAAGTAGCAGCTCCAACAGTTTTATTAGATACGCTTTTTGGTGGTTTAACTCCTGTTAGATCTGGTGGAGGACATCAGTCTAAGTCTTTGCGTTTAGAAGATAAAAAAGGTAGAGAGTTTGTTATGAGAGCATTAAAAAAAAGTGCTACACAATACATACAAGCTGTAGCTTTTAAAAATCAATATATTGAAGGACAATACAACAATACTTACACAGAAAGCTTATTATTAGACATTTACACAACTGCACATCCGTACGCTCCTTTTACTGTTGGAAAACTAGCTGATGCTATAGACATCTATCATACAAATCCAACTTTGTACTATATTCCAAAACAAAATGCGTTAAAACATTTTAATAAAGATTATGGAAACGAATTATATATGATAGAAGAACGTGCTGGAGACAACCATGGTAATTTAAAAAGTTTTGGTTTTTCTAATGAATTAATAAGTACAAGCGATTTGTTAAAAAAACTCCGTAAATCTGATGATTATAGCGTTGATGAAAACACTTATATTAGAGCTAGATTATTTGATATGCTAATTGGAGATTGGGATAGACACCAAGATCAATGGCGTTGGACAGAATTTAAAAATGGTAAAAAAACCGTATTTAAACCTGTACCTCGAGACAGAGATCAAGTATTTTCTAAAAATGATGGTTTTATTTTAGGATTTCTTACACGTGCTATACCCGCATTAAAAGCAATGCAAGTATACGATGAAGATATAAGAAGTGTTAAATGGTTTAACTCTTCACCCTACCCTTTAGATATGGCACTTATTAATCAGTCTAATTATTCTAATTGGGAAGAACAAGTTAATTTTATTCAAAAAAATATAACAAGTGAAATTATAGATGAAGCTTTTAAAAACTTTCCAAAAGAAGTACATGATGTTACTGTTGAAGATATTAAAACTAAGCTAATTGGTCGTTTAAAAAACTTACCCAAAATTGCAAAGCAATATTATAAGCATACATCTAAATATGCTGTTATAAAAGGAACTGATAAAGATAATTGGTTTGATATTGAGCGTTTAGAAAATGGAAGTACTTCCGTAAAAGCTTACAATATTAAAAATGGTAAAAAAGGAAGTAAATTTTTTAATAAAATATATTTAAAAGAAGAAACATCAGAAATTTGGGTATATGGTTTAGATGATAAAGATGTATTTAATATTATTGGCACAAAAAAGAATGTAATACCATTAAGAATAATTGGTGGACAAAATAATGATGAATATATAATTGAAAACGGTAAAAAAGTCACCATTTATGATTTTAAATCAAAAAAAAATACAATCATAAAAAACAATGGTACATTTAAATTTTTAGATAATTACAAAACAAATACCTACAATTATAAAAAAATAAAATACAACCAAAATCAAATAATTCCATCTATTGGTTCCAATCCAGATGACGGTATAAAAATTGGTATTAACAATGTATTTACTACATATGGATTTGAAAGAAATCCATTTACACAACAACATACTTTAAACGCAAATTACTACTTTGCTACTAATGGATTTGAAATTTCTTATAAAGGAGAATTTGCCAATGTTTTTAACAAATGGAATTTTTTAGTTGAATCATTATTTACAAGTCCAAACTACAGTATTAACCATTATGGGTTTGGAAATGAAACAACAAATTACGAAGATGATTTTGGAGAAAATTACCATAGAGTTCGCTTAAGTACTTATGCAATTAATCCGTCTTTAAAATGGGAAAGTCGTTTAGGTGCTATTTTTAAAATTGGAGCAACCATAGAAAGTAAAGAAGTTGAAGCCTCAACAAATAGATTTATTAGCACACTCAATTATACTTTAGAAGAAAGAAAAACCTATGCAGGCTTTAAAACATCTTATGTTTATGAAAATTTTGATCATAAAGTTTTTCCAACATTAGGAATGAACTTTTCATTAAATGCCGGTTGGAAAACTAATTTAGATAACAAAAACGAAAACCATACATATATTTCACCTGCATTTGGAATAAATTACAAATTATCATCTAATGGAAAAATAGTTTTTGCAACAAAACTTAAAGGAAATATAATAATTGGCGACAATTTTGAGTTTTATGATGCAGCAAGTATTGGTGGTTTAGATGGATTACGTGGTTATAGAAATCAACGTTTTACAGGAAATAGATCTTTCTATCAAAATAATGATATTCGCTTTAATTTACGAAAAGTAAAAACAGAAATTGTACCTTTACAATTAGGCCTATTTACTGGATTTGATTATGGCCGTGTTTGGCTAGATAATGAAAATTCAAACAATTGGAAAACATCTTACGGAGGTGGTTTTTGGCTTGTAGGTGCAGATTTAATTAATTTAAATATTTCTGTTTTTAATTCTAAAGACGGTGCTTATTTTAATTTTGGACTCGGTTTCGGATTCTAA
- a CDS encoding Pycsar system effector family protein, giving the protein MLENDFFKEVSVYIFNLLKNELSPEVIYHNYEHSLEVAKHAYEIGVAENLTEADLEILLLAAWFHDTGFIYGVENHEERSKEITKKYLLEKGFSEVKIAKVNALIEVTKINEKPKNLIEEIICDADLYHLGADYFNEKSNLLRSEWEQLCNKYLTDIEFLTKNEKFLKSHRFYTNYAFATLNDQKTKNWLKVQKDLRKTIIKEEEFKAKHKVKKAELKRKKEKAERPERGIETMYRVTLKNHIKLSDIADTKANILLSVSAIILSIALSNLFPKLDKASNYYLIYPTIFFLFITVVTMIYSVLSTRPKITSGTFTKEDVKNKKVNLLFFGNFHKMELEDFQEGMTEMMNDRDYLYKSLMKDLYFLGKVLDKKYRLLRIAYTIFMIGVVISVIAFVIAFEMMKLQGID; this is encoded by the coding sequence ATGTTAGAAAATGATTTTTTTAAAGAAGTTTCGGTTTATATTTTCAATTTACTGAAAAACGAACTTTCTCCAGAAGTTATATATCATAATTATGAACATTCTTTAGAAGTTGCAAAGCACGCTTACGAAATTGGTGTTGCTGAAAATTTAACTGAAGCAGATTTAGAAATTTTGTTGCTTGCTGCTTGGTTTCATGACACTGGTTTTATTTATGGAGTTGAAAATCATGAAGAGAGGAGTAAAGAAATTACAAAAAAATATTTACTTGAAAAAGGGTTTTCTGAAGTAAAAATTGCTAAAGTTAATGCTTTAATTGAGGTAACTAAAATTAATGAAAAGCCTAAAAACCTAATTGAAGAAATTATTTGTGATGCAGATTTATACCATTTAGGAGCTGATTATTTTAATGAAAAATCTAATTTATTACGTTCCGAATGGGAACAATTATGCAATAAATATTTAACAGATATTGAATTTTTAACTAAAAATGAAAAATTTTTAAAATCACATCGATTTTATACCAATTACGCATTTGCAACTTTAAACGATCAAAAAACTAAAAACTGGTTAAAAGTTCAGAAAGATTTACGAAAAACCATTATTAAAGAAGAGGAGTTTAAAGCAAAACATAAAGTAAAAAAAGCTGAATTAAAGCGTAAAAAAGAAAAAGCAGAAAGACCTGAGCGTGGTATAGAAACTATGTATCGTGTTACACTTAAAAATCATATAAAATTAAGTGATATTGCAGATACAAAAGCAAACATATTATTATCTGTAAGTGCTATTATTTTATCTATTGCCTTGTCAAATTTATTTCCAAAGTTAGATAAGGCTAGTAATTATTATTTAATTTATCCAACAATATTTTTCTTGTTTATTACGGTAGTTACAATGATTTATTCAGTTTTATCTACCAGACCTAAAATTACGTCAGGGACATTTACTAAAGAAGATGTTAAGAATAAAAAAGTAAACTTGTTATTTTTTGGAAATTTTCACAAAATGGAATTAGAAGATTTTCAAGAGGGTATGACTGAAATGATGAATGATAGGGATTATTTGTATAAATCTTTGATGAAAGATTTGTATTTTTTAGGTAAAGTTTTAGATAAAAAATATAGGCTATTACGCATAGCCTATACTATATTTATGATTGGAGTAGTTATTTCTGTAATTGCGTTTGTAATTGCTTTTGAAATGATGAAATTACAAGGGATTGATTAA